Proteins encoded together in one Streptomyces sp. NA04227 window:
- a CDS encoding PQQ-binding-like beta-propeller repeat protein translates to MTQPPNQPPSGGFGPPQDPQQGGGQPPQMPAGPPPAGPPGQPPAGQPGYGYPQTAPGGYGQPQPGGYGQPQPGQQGGFGQPQQPGSFGAPTQPAQPGVYGAPTQPGQPGAYGQPQQGYGYPQQPGFGAPGSGGPGGGGGGFFKSKAAIVIAAAVAALLVAGGVVFAVAGGDDDEKKDESKKSKEPVPTHSAPVDPNKGGEEEEEEEDLNAGRKDGEAKVLWHKKAPKAPGSGADAPGMWITDKYAVKAVYKEVRSYNVADGGEGWKTLAFPAKICAATKTATDDGKVVIAYEDGKTKSPKCNQLQVIDLNTGAKGWHKPVEEGGLFDFTSQLNLAISGDTLVVGRSQSGLGYSISSGDKLWEKKKKDEGTCFPNAFTGGERVLVSMGCAASRPNEHEEIEEIDAKSGKTKWSKPFPKGWTVDKVYSTNPVVVYLTNKEKKQWNITTFKPNSADVQSEVSVDGPFAPECGMFSFSRSLDGCTGLASDADTLYLPTDATGGANEIVAINLKNGKEKWRTKAPADSSILPMKMDGKNLIAYLEPTYDGGGAVYSIPTDGNSHTPKKLLQNPEGTSEIENGFYSRAIDYVDGRFYISTTRLTRSTATKDEGKLILAYGN, encoded by the coding sequence ATGACTCAGCCGCCCAACCAGCCGCCCTCCGGCGGCTTCGGACCACCACAGGATCCTCAGCAGGGCGGCGGTCAGCCGCCGCAGATGCCCGCGGGTCCGCCGCCTGCTGGTCCGCCCGGGCAGCCGCCCGCGGGCCAGCCCGGCTACGGCTACCCGCAGACCGCGCCCGGTGGGTACGGGCAGCCGCAGCCCGGCGGGTACGGGCAGCCGCAACCCGGTCAACAGGGCGGTTTCGGACAGCCGCAGCAGCCCGGTTCCTTCGGCGCGCCCACGCAGCCCGCCCAGCCCGGTGTCTACGGGGCGCCGACCCAGCCCGGCCAGCCCGGCGCGTACGGCCAGCCGCAGCAGGGCTACGGCTACCCGCAGCAGCCGGGGTTCGGTGCGCCCGGCTCCGGCGGACCGGGCGGTGGCGGCGGCGGCTTCTTCAAGAGCAAGGCCGCCATCGTGATCGCCGCGGCGGTCGCCGCGCTGCTCGTCGCGGGCGGTGTCGTCTTCGCGGTCGCCGGCGGTGACGACGACGAGAAGAAGGACGAGTCGAAGAAGAGCAAGGAGCCGGTGCCCACGCACTCCGCTCCGGTCGACCCCAACAAGGGCGGCGAAGAAGAGGAAGAGGAGGAGGACCTCAACGCCGGACGCAAGGACGGCGAGGCCAAGGTCCTCTGGCACAAGAAGGCGCCCAAGGCCCCCGGCAGCGGAGCCGACGCCCCCGGTATGTGGATCACGGACAAGTACGCGGTGAAGGCCGTGTACAAGGAAGTCCGCTCCTACAACGTCGCCGACGGAGGAGAGGGCTGGAAGACGCTCGCCTTCCCCGCCAAGATCTGCGCGGCCACCAAGACGGCCACGGACGACGGCAAGGTCGTGATCGCCTACGAGGACGGCAAGACCAAGTCCCCGAAGTGCAACCAGCTCCAGGTGATCGACCTCAACACCGGTGCGAAGGGCTGGCACAAGCCGGTCGAGGAGGGCGGTCTGTTCGACTTCACCTCCCAGCTGAACCTGGCGATCAGCGGCGACACCCTGGTCGTCGGGCGCTCGCAGTCCGGCCTCGGTTACAGCATCTCCTCGGGCGACAAGCTCTGGGAGAAGAAAAAGAAGGACGAGGGCACCTGCTTCCCGAACGCCTTCACCGGCGGCGAGCGGGTTCTGGTCTCGATGGGCTGCGCCGCGAGCCGGCCCAACGAGCACGAGGAGATCGAGGAGATCGACGCCAAGTCGGGCAAGACCAAGTGGAGCAAGCCCTTCCCGAAGGGCTGGACGGTCGACAAGGTCTACTCGACGAACCCGGTCGTGGTCTACCTGACCAACAAGGAAAAGAAGCAGTGGAACATCACCACCTTCAAGCCGAACAGCGCCGACGTACAGAGTGAGGTCAGCGTCGACGGCCCGTTCGCACCGGAGTGCGGCATGTTCTCCTTCAGCCGCTCCCTGGACGGCTGCACCGGTCTGGCCTCCGACGCCGACACGCTCTACCTGCCGACGGACGCGACGGGCGGCGCCAACGAGATCGTCGCGATCAACCTGAAGAACGGCAAGGAGAAGTGGCGCACCAAGGCGCCCGCCGACAGCAGCATCCTGCCGATGAAGATGGACGGCAAGAACCTGATCGCCTACCTGGAGCCGACCTACGACGGCGGCGGCGCGGTCTACTCGATCCCGACCGACGGCAACAGCCACACGCCGAAGAAGCTGCTGCAGAACCCCGAGGGCACCTCGGAGATCGAGAACGGCTTCTACTCCCGCGCGATCGACTACGTGGACGGGCGCTTCTACATCTCCACGACGCGGCTCACCCGCAGCACCGCCACCAAGGACGAGGGAAAGCTGATCCTCGCCTACGGCAACTGA